The sequence TCACATCCAAACCTCTCAGGTCTTGCTGGCGACATTTTTGTCATAAACGCAGTGGGTGACCGTCTCGCCACAGGCTTCGCGGGACTTGGCGGCTTCGGTATTACAGATGCAGCAGTTGATAATTTCGTGACAACTAGCGATTTCACTTCGCTGGTTGCCAATTTCACGTCATTCATCGGATCAGATAACTTTGTCACTGGCACCACAAATGCGTTTGCCACCGTTGCGGGTGCATTCACGATATCTGTGGATCCCTTCGACCCTTCCGCTAATATCGGCCAGACCCTTTATTCGTTCATTGGTAACGGGACATCTCTTTCAGATAGCACTGAGTTTGCGCTTTTCAGGCACACTCAAAAGCTTGCTGCTGATCCCGCTGCCCCTGCTCTTCCGACTGAATACCAATTGGACTTGGTCAACGGATCCTTACTGATTGGATCACCTACCACGATTGTGACATCTGATGCCAACCTCGGTATCACTGACGCAACTGTCGATGCCATCCAACTTACTGCAGTGCCAGAGCCATCTGCGCTACTTCTCTCTGCACTGGGAGCACTCGCACTCCTTCGCCGCAAGCGCTAGCATTCGCGGAAGTGGTGATTTCCCAAAGGACGGGCATCAGCCCGTCCTTTTTTTGTGCGGCGCACACTGCGCCAAGGAACCCAGTTTCATATCCTATCCCACAAAGCTCTGGCGGATCCGGCCTGGACGGGACTGATTTTGGATCTGGCAGCAGCCTCCGGCGGATACGGGTGTGAAGCCTCAAACCAAGCCCTCTTTTCAGGAGCCAGCCTTCCGCCCGGTTTCACGGGGGGGCTGGCGGAAACCTGCCGAGCCGATTCCAATCACGGACGAGGCCGTATTGTCCCTGCCACGATGGTTTGAACCTTACCAACAGGCACAATCCCGCAAACCATTCCTCGACAGGCTGGAAGGGCGCTCCTAGGCTGCGCGGACATCAATCGAACCATGAGCACCATTTCACCCAACAGCGCCGCCCGCCTGGGCATGATCGCCCTTGCCAGCATCACCTTGGCCATGGCGCAGGACACCCCACCGCCCGCAGCGGAAGCCGCGCCGGCCCCTGTCAGCCCGGAGCAGGCGAAGTCCGATTCCTCCTATGCCTTGGGCTACCGCACGGGTGGTGGCTTTGCGGAGGAATTCGGCCGCTACGGGGTGAAACTGGATGACCTGGAGATGGAAAATTTCATCAAGGGCTTCCAAGCGGCGGCGAAGGGCGAGAAGCCGGAGGTCGATGAAGCCCGCCTCCAGGCGGCGATGGCCGCGCTCGGCGAGATGCTTGAGCAGCGAGAGAAGGATGCCGCCCAGGCGAACCTGGATGCAGGAAAGAAATTCCTTGAGGAGAACGGCAAGCGCGAGGGAGTCACCACCACCAAGAGCGGGCTCCAGTATGAGGTTCTCGCGAAGGGCGGCGACTCGAAATACGTCGCGCCCAAGGAAGGCTCCCCGGAAAAGCAGTTCATGGTGAATTATAGGGGCACGCTCATCGACGGCACGGAATTCGACGCATCGCCGGAAGGCTCGCCGGTGCCGATGACGCTGCAGGTGATCGACGGTTTCCGGGAGGCGCTGACGACCATGCCGATCGGCGCGAAGTGGAAGCTTTTCATCCCAAGCGATCTGGCCTACGGGGCGGAGCGCCGCAGTGCGGACATTGCACCGAACACGACGCTGATCTTCGAGATTGAGCTCCTTGAGATCAAGGATGCCCCGCCAGCCCCTGCCGGTGGCGGTTTTCCCATCCCGCTCCCGCAAGGTGAGTGAGCGGAGCCTGCGGTGAGCCGCCATTCGCAAGGATCCCCCCAGTTTTCATCGATTCACCCGAGCGATGCTTTGCATGGTGGGGGCCTTGAGGTGAAAAACGAAGTTCCAGCTAGCGGAATCCAGGTCTGATCCTGAATTGGGGCGGCTTAGTCCTTGCGGCGTAGGTTCAGCCATTTGCCGACATCGCGGAAGACCTTGTCGCGGTCTTCGTCGTACATCAGGAGGTGGTGGGCGTCCGGATAGTTCCGGTAGGTGGCCGGGATATTGGCAGGGATGCGGGCGAAGAAACCGCGGACATCCGAGTCGCTGTTGAAAAAGTCCTGGCCGCCGTGGAGGACGAGGGTGGGCACCTCCAGCTTTTCGGCGCAGCCATTCATGCCGTCGATGAGCTTCGCGAGTGTGGCGAGCAGGCGGAGCGTGTGTTTCTCGATATTGTAGGAATTCGTCTTCGACTGCTCGGTGTGAACCGACTCGCTGGTCATCTGGACGGCCTGGCCTCCCGAGATTGCGTCGATGGGCACGCGGGCAAGGGGCAGGGTGGCGGCGGCAACCTGGACGAGGGCGGGCTTCCAAGGCTCGATCTCATCCTTGAAGCGGACGATGGGCGAGGAGAGAACCAAGCCGTCGCAGGGGGGCTTTCCGGGCGGTGCGGAGCTCAGGGCGTGGGTGGCGATGAGCGCTCCCATGCTTTCCCCATACCAGATGATTTTTGCGCGTGGGTGGCGCTCCTCGACGAGCTGGGTGAATGCCTCCAGATCCGCATACCATTCGGCGGGATTCCCGATATCGCCGCGGCGTTCGTGGATGGGGTCGCTGCCCTGGCCGCGGACTTCATAGGCATAGACGGCGGTCTTTGGCTGCCGTCTAACGAGATGCTCGCCGAGGTTCTTGTAATCCACCGATGCGCCGCAGAACCCGTGGATTCCGATGACCACGAGATCGGGATCCACGCCTTTCCGTTTCCATGTGCGGTATCCGAAGGTTTCGGATTCGGCGTCGCCGCCCTTCTGATTGATGACCAGATAGCTTTCCGGCGCACATCCCACAGAGGCAAGCCCGAGGAGGAGTGCGGATAACAGCCAGCGAAGTCCGAACACCACAACGGAACACTGCGTTAGCGGCACCCTGAT comes from Akkermansiaceae bacterium and encodes:
- a CDS encoding PEP-CTERM sorting domain-containing protein, with the protein product MKTLFKSILVCVSIAQTSQAAIINASSHPNLSGLAGDIFVINAVGDRLATGFAGLGGFGITDAAVDNFVTTSDFTSLVANFTSFIGSDNFVTGTTNAFATVAGAFTISVDPFDPSANIGQTLYSFIGNGTSLSDSTEFALFRHTQKLAADPAAPALPTEYQLDLVNGSLLIGSPTTIVTSDANLGITDATVDAIQLTAVPEPSALLLSALGALALLRRKR
- a CDS encoding FKBP-type peptidyl-prolyl cis-trans isomerase, which gives rise to MSTISPNSAARLGMIALASITLAMAQDTPPPAAEAAPAPVSPEQAKSDSSYALGYRTGGGFAEEFGRYGVKLDDLEMENFIKGFQAAAKGEKPEVDEARLQAAMAALGEMLEQREKDAAQANLDAGKKFLEENGKREGVTTTKSGLQYEVLAKGGDSKYVAPKEGSPEKQFMVNYRGTLIDGTEFDASPEGSPVPMTLQVIDGFREALTTMPIGAKWKLFIPSDLAYGAERRSADIAPNTTLIFEIELLEIKDAPPAPAGGGFPIPLPQGE
- a CDS encoding alpha/beta fold hydrolase → MFGLRWLLSALLLGLASVGCAPESYLVINQKGGDAESETFGYRTWKRKGVDPDLVVIGIHGFCGASVDYKNLGEHLVRRQPKTAVYAYEVRGQGSDPIHERRGDIGNPAEWYADLEAFTQLVEERHPRAKIIWYGESMGALIATHALSSAPPGKPPCDGLVLSSPIVRFKDEIEPWKPALVQVAAATLPLARVPIDAISGGQAVQMTSESVHTEQSKTNSYNIEKHTLRLLATLAKLIDGMNGCAEKLEVPTLVLHGGQDFFNSDSDVRGFFARIPANIPATYRNYPDAHHLLMYDEDRDKVFRDVGKWLNLRRKD